TTTGCATTTTTGAGTAAGAGGGGAAAAATCGATGTATGTATTTCTTCTCTGTTTTTTACCTTGTACGGATTGAGCTCCGTGGGGATGTTGCTTACGGTGTTTTCGATTTTGTTTAAGATTGCTGCCGGGACTGATGTGCAGGGACTCTACGGGGCTTTTGCAACGCTGATAGGCTTGGTCGTTTTTAAGGGACTTTGCAATATGATTGCCGACTTAAAAAAGCACGGAGCCGGCTTTGATGTCGTACAGCAAATACGGGAGCGGATGATTGTAAAATTAAAGCTGTTTAGTTTGGGCTTTTATACGAATGAACGGCTGGGAGAATTAAATACGATTCTTCATAAAGATGTGGACAATATGTCCATGGTGGTCGGTCATATGTGGCCGCGGATGTTCGGTGATTTTCTCATTGCTCTTGCGGTATTTATAGGTCTTTGCTTTATCAACCTTAGTGCAGCCCTTGTTATGGCCGCGTCGATTCCGCTTTCGCTTGCCTATCTTTTTTACACAATTAAAGGAGCACAAAAAACGGAACATAACAATAATTCCGCCCTTGCCGATATGGTGAGTTTATTTGTTGAATATGTACGCGGTATTCCGGTGCTCAAAAGTTTTTCGCATAATAAAAGTCTGGATAATGAACTTTTTGAAAAGACAAAAAAATTCGGAGAAACAAGTAAGGCTGCGTCCCGTTTTAAGGCAAGACAGCTTTCGGTCTTTTCGTTTTTAATCGATGCAGGGTATTTTGTTCTTTTTATTTATTCCGGTCTTGCCGCATTACGCGGAAGCATTGATGTGCTCAGCTTTATGATTATCGCAGTCATTTCAAAAGAATTTTATAAACCTTTTGCAGCGATGGAAACGCACTATATGTATTATGTGTCTGCCGTAGACAGCTATCACCGCTTGGGGAAAATTCTTCATGCTGAGGTAATAGCCGATAAAACGGACGGAGTTACTCCTGCGCAAAACGATATTGTTTTTAAAGATGTGAAGTTTTCTTATGAAGAAGATGAGTTCAAAATGAATGGGGTAACTTTTTCCGTTCCGGAAAAAACGATGACCGCGCTTGTAGGAGAATCAGGAAGCGGTAAGACGACGGTTACGAATTTGCTGTTGAGGTTTTACGATGTGCAAGGCGGAAGTATTACACTCGGCGGAATTGATATACGAGATATTCCCTATGATGAACTTTTAGATCGAATCAGCATTGTTATGCAAAATGTTCAGCTTTTCGATAACACCATCGAGGACAATATTCGAGTAGGGAAAAAAGGAGCGACGAAAGAAGAAATCATCGAAGCTGCAAAAAAGGCAAAGATTCATGATTTTATTATGAGCTTGCCGAAAGGCTATGAAACGGATATAGGCGAAAACGGAGGTCTCTTATCCGGCGGACAAAGACAGCGGATTTCCATTGCACGAGCATTTCTAAAAGACGCTCCGATTTTAATCCTTGATGAAATGACCAGTAATGTCGATCCCGTAAACGAGTCTTTAATACAGGATGCCATTACAGAACTTGCAAAAAACAGAACGGTCATAGTGATCGCCCATCATTTAAGGACTATTCAAAAGGCAGATCAAATCCTTGTGTTTCAAAAAGGCTGTCTTATCGAAAAAGGAAAACACGATGAACTTTTGGAAAAGGACGCTTACTATGCTCGGCTTTGGAAAGCACAATACGGGAGCGGAATGTGCTCTCGCTAAAAGATATTTCGTATAAAACAAGGGCAGGTCTTCTCATTCTCGACAATATAAACCTCGAAATAAAAAAAGGAGAATTTGTTGTCATTACCGGAAAAAGCGGAAGCGGGAAGAGCACACTCGGTTCTGTTATCAACGGCCTTATCTCGCATTACTATGACGGAGTATTAACGGGCGAAGCTCATCTAAACGGAAAAGATATACGCACTATGGAGCTTTCACAAATAGGCTGCATGGTGGGCTGTGTATTCCAAGACCCGCGAAGTCAGTTTTTTATGACCGATCCTTTTAGTGAAGCGGCATTCGGCTGCAGCAATATGCTTTTGAACAGGGAAGAAATACTGAAAAGGGTGGACAACAGTTTGAAGCTGCTTGGAATAAATCATCTAAAAGAGAAGAGTATCTTTAAACTTTCAAGCGGTGAAAAACAAAAACTGGCTATCGCGTCATGCTATGCGATGTTGCCTGACATTTTTTTGTTCGATGAACCTACGGCTAATCTGGATATTCATTCCATCTTTGATTTGAAAAACATATTACGGAGCTTAAAAGAAGAAGGGAAAACCATTATCGTCTTGGAGCATCGATTATTTTATCTTTCGGCCTTATGCAGCCGTATGCTCGTTATGGATAAGGGAAGAATTATGGGCGAATACTCAAAAGACGAATTTCTTGAGCTGCAAAAAAACAATAAAAATATTCGACCCATATATTTGGAAAATCTCGATACGGTTCATTCTAAAAGTATTATCGATAAAACCACCCCATTGTTTGAAATAAAAAACATTTCATATTCACATTCAAAACAGGAAAGAACCGATGTACTTAAAGACATATCAATAAGAGCTTATGAAAAAGAAGTTATCGGCATTATCGGTGAAAACGGATCGGGTAAAACAACTCTCGCTAAATTGTGTACAGGCTTATTAAAAGAAAAAAGCGGAAGCGTTTTGATTAAAGGAGAAAAGCGGAGCTATAAGAAAAGGGCGGGAACTATGTATTTTGTCATGCAGGACTCCGACTTTCAACTTTTCGGTAACACCGTAGAGGATGAATTGGATATAGGAAAAAAAGGCGGCGGTTTGAGCGATACGGAAAAAGAAACCGTTTTATCGGACTTTGAAATTCTTGATTTAAAAGAACGGCATCCGCTTGCCCTCTCAAGAGGTCAAAAGCAAAGGCTTACCATTGCAGCGGCTTTTTGCAATAACTGTAAGATACTTTTTTTGGATGAACCGACAAGCGGCTTGGATAAACATTCTATGGATTTGGTTTCTAAAAGTATTCTCACTGCGGCAAATGCAGGTAGGCTTATATTTGTAATATCGCATGATTATGAATTTTTACTGTCTGTCTGTAACAGAATTATTTATTTAAAAAGCGGAATGGTTCACGCTGATTTCAATTTAAATAATGATACCAAGAAAATACTCTGGGAGCTTTTAAGTAAAAAAGAGGAAATGTGAAGTGAATACAAAAAGAAAAGCGGATCCGAGAACGGTACTCGGCATTGTATTTATTTTTATCTCGTTTGGTCTTGCTGTCAATAAGCCTCTCCCCTCACATGTTTTACTTATTATTTGTAATTTCTATTTATGGGATGTACGCGCTTATCGTGAGTCCGTTTTATATAGCGGAATGTATAGTATCATTGCCGTGTCGATGTTTTATATTCATTATATTCCGAATTCGACAATTGCTCTCATGATTGTATCTTTAAGTTATTTTATTCAAAAATTCGTTATTGCGGTTATGATGATTATATTCTTGAAAAAGAAAACTTCCATGCCCTCTATTATATCGGCTATGCAGACAATGAAATTTCCAAACATAATAGCAATTCCCTTAATCGTTGTATTTAGGTATCTCCCGTCCTTAAAAGAAGATTACGGCTGTTTAAAAGACAGTTTAAAAATAAGAGGAATTTCTATTTCGGGCATACGCTTTTTAATGCATCCCATTCGTCCTTTGGAACTTATAATTGTTCCGATTTTATTTAGAAGTCTTCGCATAGCTGAGGAACTTTCCACATCGGTTTTGCTGAGAGGAATTGAAAATTATAAAAACAGAACAAATATCTATCCGCTCAAATTTACGAAAACGGATTTTGTATACGGATTATGTACGGCTATTGCTGTGGGTGCGGTATCGTACTTACAGTTTAGTAATATTTTTTAAGGAGAATGTCATGGAAACAAAGACAAACAAATTGAATGCGCGGGATTTTATTTTTATCGGAATCTTCGCTGCGGTTGCATTATTAATTTTCTTTATTACGGGAGCACTCGCTGCATTAACGCTTTTCGGCACGATAGCCAATATCCCGATTACGCTGTTTTTTGTATCGATAGCATTTATGCTGGCGGTATCAAAGGTAAGAAAAACGGGCGTCTTTTTTATTATGGGGATAATTATCGTTTTACCGGGATTTATGGCGGCAAACGGAATAGGCGTCGGCCTTTCAATTATCGGCTGGTTCATTGCGGAGACTCTTGCGTCAACGATGAAGTACAAAGATAAAAAAGCAATTATTCTGTCCTATGTGCTGGGCTCCACATTGCAGACAGCCTTGTTCACCCTGCCTATGTATCTTTCGCATGGAGAATACTTTGTGCAAAGAAAGGAGATTTTACATTTAACGGATGAAGCTTTACAACAGTATTTGCACGTTGTAGGCTCATGGCAGATGTACGGTTCTATGATTGCATTGACGGTTATAACGAGTTTCGCGGGAGCGTTGATTTCTATGCGGATATTAAAAAAGCATTTTGAAAAAGCGGGGATGGTATAGGAAAAATTGGCAATGGGTAATTATAAATTGAACTTATGAATCCTTTGCGTTTAAATTCTATAATATATACAGGGCAACCGCACCATAAATAAATCAACATACCCCGACGCAAGCGTCGGGGTATTAAACCCGCACGAATAAAGCATTCTGTACATAACTGTTTTTACCATTGCCGTGAACCGTCCATCTAACTACCGCTTAACCTGCA
The DNA window shown above is from Treponema denticola and carries:
- a CDS encoding ABC transporter ATP-binding protein, giving the protein MYKELFAFLSKRGKIDVCISSLFFTLYGLSSVGMLLTVFSILFKIAAGTDVQGLYGAFATLIGLVVFKGLCNMIADLKKHGAGFDVVQQIRERMIVKLKLFSLGFYTNERLGELNTILHKDVDNMSMVVGHMWPRMFGDFLIALAVFIGLCFINLSAALVMAASIPLSLAYLFYTIKGAQKTEHNNNSALADMVSLFVEYVRGIPVLKSFSHNKSLDNELFEKTKKFGETSKAASRFKARQLSVFSFLIDAGYFVLFIYSGLAALRGSIDVLSFMIIAVISKEFYKPFAAMETHYMYYVSAVDSYHRLGKILHAEVIADKTDGVTPAQNDIVFKDVKFSYEEDEFKMNGVTFSVPEKTMTALVGESGSGKTTVTNLLLRFYDVQGGSITLGGIDIRDIPYDELLDRISIVMQNVQLFDNTIEDNIRVGKKGATKEEIIEAAKKAKIHDFIMSLPKGYETDIGENGGLLSGGQRQRISIARAFLKDAPILILDEMTSNVDPVNESLIQDAITELAKNRTVIVIAHHLRTIQKADQILVFQKGCLIEKGKHDELLEKDAYYARLWKAQYGSGMCSR
- a CDS encoding energy-coupling factor transporter transmembrane component T family protein; the encoded protein is MNTKRKADPRTVLGIVFIFISFGLAVNKPLPSHVLLIICNFYLWDVRAYRESVLYSGMYSIIAVSMFYIHYIPNSTIALMIVSLSYFIQKFVIAVMMIIFLKKKTSMPSIISAMQTMKFPNIIAIPLIVVFRYLPSLKEDYGCLKDSLKIRGISISGIRFLMHPIRPLELIIVPILFRSLRIAEELSTSVLLRGIENYKNRTNIYPLKFTKTDFVYGLCTAIAVGAVSYLQFSNIF
- a CDS encoding MptD family putative ECF transporter S component, translated to METKTNKLNARDFIFIGIFAAVALLIFFITGALAALTLFGTIANIPITLFFVSIAFMLAVSKVRKTGVFFIMGIIIVLPGFMAANGIGVGLSIIGWFIAETLASTMKYKDKKAIILSYVLGSTLQTALFTLPMYLSHGEYFVQRKEILHLTDEALQQYLHVVGSWQMYGSMIALTVITSFAGALISMRILKKHFEKAGMV
- a CDS encoding ABC transporter ATP-binding protein, which encodes MLSLKDISYKTRAGLLILDNINLEIKKGEFVVITGKSGSGKSTLGSVINGLISHYYDGVLTGEAHLNGKDIRTMELSQIGCMVGCVFQDPRSQFFMTDPFSEAAFGCSNMLLNREEILKRVDNSLKLLGINHLKEKSIFKLSSGEKQKLAIASCYAMLPDIFLFDEPTANLDIHSIFDLKNILRSLKEEGKTIIVLEHRLFYLSALCSRMLVMDKGRIMGEYSKDEFLELQKNNKNIRPIYLENLDTVHSKSIIDKTTPLFEIKNISYSHSKQERTDVLKDISIRAYEKEVIGIIGENGSGKTTLAKLCTGLLKEKSGSVLIKGEKRSYKKRAGTMYFVMQDSDFQLFGNTVEDELDIGKKGGGLSDTEKETVLSDFEILDLKERHPLALSRGQKQRLTIAAAFCNNCKILFLDEPTSGLDKHSMDLVSKSILTAANAGRLIFVISHDYEFLLSVCNRIIYLKSGMVHADFNLNNDTKKILWELLSKKEEM